A window of Rhinolophus ferrumequinum isolate MPI-CBG mRhiFer1 chromosome 23, mRhiFer1_v1.p, whole genome shotgun sequence genomic DNA:
GTGAACGCCAGCGACTGTGGGAGGACCACGCAGAGAAAGGGCCTCAGCCCCCTACCTCCAAAACTAACCTCCAATGACCTCTCCAGCCAGGAAGCCAAGGCAGAGGCCCAGAAGACTGCCTCTGGGACTccccagaaaggaaagaaagcgcACGGGGCTGCAGGAGCTGGCAGTCACCACCTCCACGGAGTTCGACAGGCTGGGGCAGCTGCCGGCATCTCGCCCCGGTGATGGGGACGCCCTCCACTCACTTGCCCACGCCCCTCCTGAGGGGCTTCTCCGCCCCACCCCCCCTTGGAGGAGAGGCGGGACTCCCGGTTGCCCGGCAACCGCGTCAACAAGCCCAGAGAGTAGGGGCTTTGTTGAAGGCTCAGAGTCAAGAAACTCGAAAGTATGGGGTGTGGGGACCGGGTCGGGGGAGGACCTGGCTCAGCGTCTCGGGCAGCTGTGGGCTGGATCCCGGGAAGGAAGGAGCCCTGCAGGGCTGAACCGGGCCCTGGCGATGTTTCCCCGCCCCCCATCACCTCCTCCCTGGGCtctgctctcccttcctccacctagAGCCAGTTCCAGACAGGCTAGGAGGATGagcaaagcaaacaaatgaagcGGCTGTCCTTTTGGCTCTGAGCCTCCTCTGGGGTTCCAGTGGGCTGGGGGTTTGATGACTGACCGGTGACGGAAACACAGGGAACTGGAGCGCAGAGAGGGTCGTCCATCAACGTGGAGAAGGATCCACGGAGCTTCACTAAAAGCAGTGTCACCTGGTCTAAACCACTGGGTAGGGCCTGAGGTCAACTCAAGGGTCTCGGTGTTTTCTCAGTGGACAGACAAACAGCCTGTGGGCAGGAAGGAAATATCCCGAAACTCCCGAAAGGATCAGAAAGTTCTAGCTGACTGCAGCACTGAGTAGGGAGGCTGAGCTGATGGGGACGCGTGGTAGGCGTGAGCGGAGGTGCAGATGCTGGAGGTGCGGGACCCACGGGGGTGGGGCCTGCGGGGACTCTGGAGGGGCCAAGCCAGGCCAGAGGGCTGGGCAGGTGCCAAACGGACACCGTCTGGGCACCAACAAGGCGATGCCTCTTCCCCTTGGCAAGGGCCGAGAATGCAACCGCCGGCGGCAAAGGATGCCGGGCGCAGGGACTCGCGGGACCGAGCCTCGAAGGGCACGCAGGGTGCAGAGTCCCCTGAGGAGCACGCCAAGGGGGCGCCGGCGGGAGAGCTCCCCATGCCGGGCTGGACCCTAAAACCGGAGGCACTGGCAGACATGCATCCCGCTCAGTGCCATCGCCACCTGCTCTTCTGCGACCTGCCTGAGGACGTGGGCGCGGCCGCTTCCATCTTCCCGCGTGAGTCAGTGGAACTGGGGTACCGTATGCCCGACCTGCGCGCGTGGACGAAATCACTCGAGCTACCCGCGGCGCGCCAAGACCGGCTCCTCGGTGTCCTCAAGGCCGCGGAAGCTTGTGGACGAATCCGCGCCTTGCGGCTGCGCTACAACCATTTGCGGGTGAGGCCAGGGGCTcagagggaggggcaggcaggcgAGAATTGGGGGGCAGGCCGGGAGGGGAGGCCGGCCCGGGACCCTGAGGAAAGGGGGCTGGAGGACCCGCGGGGGCTCGCGGCGGGAGGGGCGGAGCAGGGCAATACGTCGCGCTGGCTCAGAGGTACCCCACGTGCCACGCCCCGGCCGGCAGGCGGAGGAGATCTCGCTCCTCATCCAGCGGCAGAAGTCCGCGCGCGCCGCCATCCGGCTGGAGCTGTTCCTGCCTCCGCAGCTGAAGCCCACGAGGATCCCGGACCCCCTGGACCGTCAAGAGGTGCCTGCCAGCCCGGGAAGGCGGGGAGAGAGGGCCCCGCCCTCCTCTCTCCACACCtggccccagcccctctcccccgcAGCGGAGGCGCTTGGAGACCATCCTGGAGGAGACAGTGGATGGCCACATCTTCCCGCGTTGACGGCTACCCCACCTGCCCACATAAAGTTCTCATTCTCCAAGAGCCTGCTGGTCTTTACGCTCCGTCTCCACGTCCCAGGGCAGAGAAGGAGGGGATGGATGCTGCCTCTCCGACATAGGACGTCACAGACATTGGGGTACACAGAGTGGAGCTCCTCCAACAAAGTAGGAAGTTGCAAGTGGGCGGGCGTCATTAACAGGGAACCAGGACATCCCTCACCCCCCCAAATCCGCAGCCTCCAGCTGTTGAGTCCATGGGGGGCAGGAAGAAGAATGTGGCTTAGCAAGTCACACCCCCAGAA
This region includes:
- the LKAAEAR1 gene encoding protein LKAAEAR1 isoform X2; protein product: MGTRGPRMQPPAAKDAGRRDSRDRASKGTQGAESPEEHAKGAPAGELPMPGWTLKPEALADMHPAQCHRHLLFCDLPEDVGAAASIFPRESVELGYRMPDLRAWTKSLELPAARQDRLLGVLKAAEACGRIRALRLRYNHLRAEEISLLIQRQKSARAAIRLELFLPPQLKPTRIPDPLDRQEVPASPGRRGERAPPSSLHTWPQPLSPAAEALGDHPGGDSGWPHLPALTATPPAHIKFSFSKSLLVFTLRLHVPGQRRRGWMLPLRHRTSQTLGYTEWSSSNKVGSCKWAGVINREPGHPSPPQIRSLQLLSPWGAGRRMWLSKSHPQK
- the LKAAEAR1 gene encoding protein LKAAEAR1 isoform X1, with amino-acid sequence MLEVRDPRGWGLRGLWRGQARPEGWAGAKRTPSGHQQGDASSPWQGPRMQPPAAKDAGRRDSRDRASKGTQGAESPEEHAKGAPAGELPMPGWTLKPEALADMHPAQCHRHLLFCDLPEDVGAAASIFPRESVELGYRMPDLRAWTKSLELPAARQDRLLGVLKAAEACGRIRALRLRYNHLRAEEISLLIQRQKSARAAIRLELFLPPQLKPTRIPDPLDRQEVPASPGRRGERAPPSSLHTWPQPLSPAAEALGDHPGGDSGWPHLPALTATPPAHIKFSFSKSLLVFTLRLHVPGQRRRGWMLPLRHRTSQTLGYTEWSSSNKVGSCKWAGVINREPGHPSPPQIRSLQLLSPWGAGRRMWLSKSHPQK
- the LKAAEAR1 gene encoding protein LKAAEAR1 isoform X3 → MLEVRDPRGWGLRGLWRGQARPEGWAGAKRTPSGHQQGDASSPWQGPRMQPPAAKDAGRRDSRDRASKGTQGAESPEEHAKGAPAGELPMPGWTLKPEALADMHPAQCHRHLLFCDLPEDVGAAASIFPRESVELGYRMPDLRAWTKSLELPAARQDRLLGVLKAAEACGRIRALRLRYNHLRAEEISLLIQRQKSARAAIRLELFLPPQLKPTRIPDPLDRQERRRLETILEETVDGHIFPR